A genome region from Scleropages formosus chromosome 6, fSclFor1.1, whole genome shotgun sequence includes the following:
- the LOC108922619 gene encoding uncharacterized protein LOC108922619, which produces MASSSQKFTWCPCHKHKIPSKDTHDRCLHCLGIQHAKEAVLEYGKCPHCAAMDWSTCINRLTKVQEVLHRESQQRKTEAAQAGSKLATAPAPVSIPKATMDSVPVPPLPTAFAATSAQPSVLPVMLTILSPPPAQAELNPSITKGALLTPLAVEQSCDPNHTLGQSSSHTVTHRSKRRHSSACYSRCSKCSKHSHRHQCRRFHTSSSYSSSGSSCWSSSSSPCTSPREKRSQRVSHTSAKDRKLLEMVQQKLDTQWALMEKRVEALERRAAEMSSVVPAASSSDQASLSAAAPASTSSQEEEPEVEHVDWCGPPEDRPAVRIPLVAMVKKEEEPSLIRAGWKAEEASEGEDTSLLPEDSVSGQDILVAAELQGLISRAAKYLGISFPNTQTSSSSPGPSMVPEFENLVQSTWSNPASSRPFRELFCKMYRLNERQAPAYDRMPQVSRFMSAIFQAVEPTENAMVPLPSKHWRFTETQAERMYQTAGMLVRTANYLRYLSEYQQRLLEEAAEDRPAQRLTAILKELRLISRFSFQLSSHQAELSGRVMAGSVAIRRQVWMATTNYTDSLKATVADLPYVVRQTMEASTGTTSGCKQEVS; this is translated from the coding sequence ATGGCGAGTTCCTCTCAGAAGTTCACGTGGTGCCCCTGCCATAAGCACAAGATTCCCTCCAAGGACACCCACGATCGCTGCTTGCACTGCCTGGGCATCCAGCATGCAAAAGAAGCCGTGCTGGAGTACGGCAAGTGCCCGCACTGCGCTGCCATGGACTGGAGCACCTGCATCAATCGCCTCACCAAAGTACAGGAGGTGCTGCACCGGGAGAGCCAGCAAAGAAAGACAGAGGCTGCCCAAGCAGGTTCTAAGCTCGCGACAGCCCCGGCTCCCGTCAGCATTCCAAAAGCCACAATGGACTCGGTCCCTGTCCCACCCTTACCAACCGCTTTCGCTGCAACATCAGCACAACCCTCTGTCCTCCCTGTGATGCTAACCATCCTCTCCCCCCCACCTGCTCAGGCAGAATTGAACCCCAGCATCACAAAAGGAGCGCTTTTGACTCCATTGGCCGTTGAACAGTCCTGCGATCCAAACCACACTCTGGGTCAGTCCAGTTCCCACACAGTGACCCATCGGTCTAAGAGGAGGCATTCCTCTGCATGTTACTCACGGTGCTCCAAGTGCTCGAAACATAGTCACCGGCACCAGTGTAGACGCTTTCATACCTCTTCTTCCTACTCCTCATCCGGTTCATCCTGCTGGAGCTCTTCGAGCTCCCCCTGCACTTCTCCTCGGGAGAAGAGGTCACAGCGAGTATCCCATACCTCAGCCAAGGACAGGAAGCTTCTGGAGATGGTGCAGCAGAAGCTAGACACCCAGTGGGCCTTGATGGAGAAGCGCGTCGAGGCCTTGGAGAGGAGGGCGGCAGAGATGTCTTCGGTGGTCCCCGCTGCATCCTCCTCAGACCAGGCCTCACTTTCCGCAGCCGCTCCAGCATCCACGTCCTCTCAAGAGGAGGAGCCGGAGGTGGAGCATGTAGATTGGTGTGGTCCACCCGAGGATAGGCCAGCCGTCAGGATCCctctggttgccatggtgaagaaggaggaggagcctTCCCTCATAAGAGCTGGCTGGAAAGCCGAGGAAGCCAGCGAGGGGGAAGACACCTCCCTTCTGCCTGAGGACTCTGTCTCTGGACAGGACATACTGGTTGCTGCAGAGCTCCAGGGCCTCATTTCCCGGGCAGCCAAATACTTGGGCATCAGTTTCCCCAACACACAGACAAGCTCCTCCTCTCCAGGTCCCAGCATGGTGCCAGAGTTTGAGAACTTGGTTCAGAGCACATGGTCCAACCCCGCGAGCTCCCGGCCCTTCAGGGAGCTGTTCTGCAAGATGTACCGGCTGAACGAACGCCAGGCCCCAGCTTACGATCGCATGCCTCAGGTCAGCCGCTTCATGTCCGCCATCTTCCAGGCCGTGGAGCCAACGGAAAACGCAATGGTGCCCCTACCAAGCAAGCACTGGAGGTTCACCGAGACCCAAGCGGAGAGGATGTACCAGACAGCAGGCATGTTGGTCAGGACAGCCAACTACCTGCGGTACTTGTCTGAGTACCAGCAGCGGCTGCTGGAGGAGGCAGCCGAGGACCGGCCAGCTCAGCGACTGACAGCCATCCTAAAAGAGCTCCGGCTCATAAGCCGGTTCTCCTTCCAGCTGTCCTCACACCAGGCAGAGCTCTCTGGCAGGGTCATGGCCGGGTCTGTGGCCATCCGGCGCCAGGTCTGGATGGCCACGACCAACTACACAGACTCCCTTAAAGCCACCGTGGCAGACCTGCCCTACGTTGTCCGCCAGACTATGGAAGCCAGCACAGGAACTACTTCTGGTTGCAAACAGGAAGTATCAtga
- the surf2 gene encoding surfeit locus protein 2: MEEIPSEVKAFLQEHPFLQLTEAKKVKCALNGHELPLNLAELKIFTAGKKYQRLSSIAEFDYSQFEPHVVPSTKQPNQLFCKLTLRHINRLPHHVLRHVNGKRYQRALQKYKECEEQGTVFVPARLKQKKPRNSGGEDKGMRPKRGNEFWAPSSSEGENSDSGDSMSDLYPSSMFALKKPSEAEVMEADGSDDFQTDNDEEQEKATQMEVDRQVTQKRKKDQPAGFKKKFKSRHKKNGFSKGRVKNGK; this comes from the exons atggaggagattccatcGGAGGTGAAGGCGTTCCTCCAGGAGCATCCCTTCCTGCAGCTCACGGAGGCTAAGAAG GTTAAGTGCGCCCTGAACGGCCACGAGTTGCCCCTGAACCTGGCTGAGCTGAAGATCTTCACAGCTGGGAAGAAATACCAGAGATTGAGCTCCATCGCAGAGTTCGACTACAGCCAGTTTGAGCCCCACGTGGTGCCCAGCACCAAGCAGCC AAACCAGCTGTTCTGCAAGCTTACGCTCCGGCACATCAACCGCCTGCCGCACCATGTTCTGCGACACGTCAACGGGAAACGTTATCAGCGAGCCCTGCAAAAAT ATAAAGAATGTGAGGAACAGGGTACTGTGTTTGTTCCGGCGAGGCTCAAACAAAAGAAGCCCAGGAACAGTGGAGGAGAGGACAAGGGGATGAGACCCAAGAGAGGAAACGAGTTCTGGGCACCAAGCTCCAGTGAGGGCGAGAACAGCGACTCAGGAGACAGCATGAGCGACCTTTATCCAT CTTCCATGTTCGCGTTAAAGAAACCAAGCGAGGCAGAGGTAATGGAGGCAGACGGGAGTGATGACTTTCAGACTGACAACgatgaggagcaggagaaaGCCACCCAGATGGAGGTGGACAGACAAGTCACACAGAAGCGGAAGAAG GACCAGCCTGCAGGCTTTAAGAAAAAATTCAAGAGTCGCCATAAGAAAAATGGCTTCAGCAAAGGAAGAGtgaaaaatgggaaataa
- the bbln gene encoding bublin coiled-coil protein, protein MSGPNGDPNISLDGDVDEDELNEEEYAAINSMLDQISSCLDDLEERNDVLNGKLHELLESNRQARKEFREQLSGSPSGEQEMPGVRDSSPPEGEQGGK, encoded by the exons ATGTCTGGACCCAACGGAGATCCCAACATATCACTTGACGGGGATGTGGATGAAGACGAGCTCAATGAAGAAG AGTATGCAGCCATAAACTCGATGCTCGACCAGATCAGCTCGTGCCTCGACGACTTGGAGGAGCGCAACGATGTGCTGAACGGCAAGCTGCACGAGCTGCTGGAGTCCAATCGGCAGGCGAGGAAGGAGTTCCGGGAGCAGCTGAGCGGCTCTCCTTCAGGAGAGCAGGAGATGCCTGGTGTTCGTGACTCTTCGCCTCCTGAAGGAGAACAGGGAGGAAAGTGA